The nucleotide window ATGAAAACGCCCTTCTCCGAGCGACGCGGACGCCTGACATCGCGCTTCGCAACGCCGCAAGAACCCGCGTACGTCACGCCCGCGACCATCGACCGCGACGAAGCACAGCGCTGGTTCGAAACGTTCGAGGGCGCGGGACTCGACGGCATCATCGCCAAGCGCCTCGACCAGCCGTACCTGCCGGGCGCCCGCGCGATGCTCAAGATCAAGCATCTGCGCGAGGCCGACTGCGTCGTTGGCGGCTTTCGCTGGTACAAGGGCAGCGAAGGCGTCGCCGTCGGATCGCTGCTGCTCGGCCTCTACGACGACGGCGGCGTGCTGCACCACGTCGGCCACACGTCGAGCTTCAAGGCCGATGAAAAACGCGCGCTCGCCGAAAAGCTCAAGCCGTACATCACCGAAGAGGACGTCGGATTCGGCGCCGGCCGCACGCCCGGCGAGCCCAGCCGCTGGACCGGCAAGAAAGACCTCAGTTGGATGCGCCTGCGCCCCGAGCTCGTGTGCGAGGTCGCGTTCGACCATCTGCAGGGCGATCGCTTCCGCCACGCCGCCACCTTCCGCCGCTGGCGCACCGACAAACCGCCGCGCCAATGCAC belongs to Dehalococcoidia bacterium and includes:
- a CDS encoding ATP-dependent DNA ligase, whose amino-acid sequence is MPLPLTPPIDPMLAKLTAAIPEGDGWLYEPKWDGFRAIVFYDGAEAYIQSRDLKPLNRYFPELKAGLEASLATPLVLDGEVIIVRDGALDFDALQMRIHPAESRVRMLAGQTPSSFVAFDMLADGDEDLMKTPFSERRGRLTSRFATPQEPAYVTPATIDRDEAQRWFETFEGAGLDGIIAKRLDQPYLPGARAMLKIKHLREADCVVGGFRWYKGSEGVAVGSLLLGLYDDGGVLHHVGHTSSFKADEKRALAEKLKPYITEEDVGFGAGRTPGEPSRWTGKKDLSWMRLRPELVCEVAFDHLQGDRFRHAATFRRWRTDKPPRQCTFDQLETTPAYEFLKIFERGKY